A part of Sebastes fasciatus isolate fSebFas1 chromosome 10, fSebFas1.pri, whole genome shotgun sequence genomic DNA contains:
- the LOC141775931 gene encoding signal-regulatory protein beta-2-like, whose protein sequence is MMIVFYFLLMLRVGRCTDDQIFETKTVNVGDDVTLTCPRQGVQSTETWFWVRLVSGNFPEVLGGTYIFDYEAVNKTPRFTAEQGPGTFLLHIHETKPSDTGVYYCIKVNQLKMTFLKGTFLRIKGPEPDISAVIQYFPSDPVRPGDSVTLQCSVLSDSESKCPGEHSVFWFRAGSDESHPSLIYAHGNSGECENSTEARSPQECVYSFSKNVSSSDTGTYYCAVATCGEIFFGRGTKLDVEGLNIWDLQKANALQQPVVINKVSR, encoded by the exons ATGATGATCgtgttttattttctgctgaTGCTCAGAGTCGGGC GATGCACAGATGATCAGATCTTTGAGACAAAGACTGTTAATGTTGGAGATGATGTGACTTTGACGTGTCCTCGCCAGGGGGTTCAGTCCACAGAAACTTGGTTTTGGGTCAGACTTGTTTCTGGAAACTTTCCTGAAGTCTTGGGAGGAACATATATATTTGATTATGAGGCTGTTAATAAGACTCCTCGCTTTACAGCAGAACAAGGACCTGGAACATTTCTTCTGCATATTCATGAAACAAAGCCAAGCGATACTGGAGTTTACTACTGTATAAAAGTAAACCAactcaaaatgacatttttgaaaGGAACATTTCTGAGAATTAAAG GACCAGAACCTGATATCTCTGCCGTCATTCAATACTTTCCATCTGATCCGGTCCGTCCAGGAGACTCAGTGACTCTGCAGTGTTCAGTCCTCTCTGACTCTGAGAGCAAATGTCCAGGAGAACACAGTGTGTTCTGGTTCAGAGCCGGATCAGATGAATCTCATCCCAGTTTAATTTACGCTCATGGAAACAGTGGTGAATGTGAGAATAGTACCGAGGCTCGCTCTCCACAGGAATGTGTCTACAGCTTCTCTAAGAACGTCAGCTCCTCTGATACCGGGACTTATTACTGTGCTGTGGCCACGTGTGGGGAGATATTTTTTGGAAGAGGAACAAAACTGGACGTGGAAG GACTCAACATCTGGGATCTGCAGAAGGCCAACGCA CTGCAACAGCCAGTGGTCATCAACAAAGTCAGCAGGTAA
- the LOC141775932 gene encoding uncharacterized protein LOC141775932, which produces MTGRLTALILLCTVYLIETAELPQQISTTVVEVGGNVTLHCPFSKTEGQSFYLYKQSLGYLAQTVVAVVVGRITPTEQFNNPRFTATKEDAQYSLTIRNVSKEDEATYFCQNGATLSQSFVNGIFLAVNDRNQQKFFYVKQRPETELVKPGDSVTLQCSLLSKNKEVQCPDEQNVYWFRSGSRKYHPGIIYAHSDEEEETSCDYSLSKTIQNSSDNGTYYCAVVTCGEILLGEGTKVETSLVPPLPPSD; this is translated from the exons ATGACCGGAAGACTGACTGCTTTGATTCTACTTTGTACTGTGT ACCTGATTGAAACTGCAGagcttcctcagcagatctctaCGACTGTGGTTGAAGTTGGTGGAAATGTTACTTTACACTGTCCATTTTCTAAGACGGAAGGACAATCATTTTACTTGTACAAGCAGTCTCTTGGATATTTGGCCCAAACAGTCGTTGCTGTAGTTGTTGGCAGAATAACACCTACTGAACAATTTAACAACccacggttcacagcaacaaaagAGGATGCTCAGTATTCTCTTACCATCAGAAATGTCAGCAAAGAGGATGAAGCAACATACTTCTGTCAAAATGGAGCGACGTTATCACAGAGTTTTGTTAATGGCATCTTCTTGGCTGTGAAcg ATCGTAATCAGCAGAAGTTTTTCTATGTAAAACAAAGACCGGAGACTGAGTTGGTAAAGCCGGGCGACTCAGTGACTCTCCAGTGTTCACTTCTCTCCAAGAATAAAGAAGTCCAGTGTCCAGATGAACAGAATGTGTACTGGTTCAGATCTGGATCAAGAAAATATCATCCAGGCATCATTTACGCTCACagtgatgaagaagaggaaacaAGTTGTGACTACAGTCTGTCCAAAACTATACAGAACTCCTCTGATAATGGGACTTACTACTGCGCTGTGGTCACATGTGGAGAGATCCTGTTGGGCGAAGGAACTAAAGTGGAGACAA GTCTAGTTCCGCCTCTGCCCCCCTCAGATTAA
- the LOC141775933 gene encoding signal-regulatory protein beta-2-like gives MMIVFYFLLMLRVGRCTADQILEIKTVGVGDDVTLTCPYQKSLPKKFLFWVRLVSGNFPEFLGGTFTFDILVVNKAPRFTAEQGPGTFLLHIHKTKPSDTGVYYCIKVNHLKMTFLNGTFLRIKGPDPDITAAPPSDPVRPGDSVTLQCSVLSDSESKTCPGEHSVFWLRVGSNESHPSLIYAHGNSAGCEKSLEAHSQQKCVYSFSKNISSSDTGTYYCAVATCGEILFGNGTKLDVEGFDGI, from the exons ATGATGATCgtgttttattttctgctgaTGCTCAGAGTCGGGC GATGCACAGCTGATCAGATCTTGGAGATAAAGACTGTTGGTGTTGGAGATGATGTGACTTTGACGTGTCCTTACCAGAAATCTCTGCCCAAAAAATTTTTGTTTTGGGTCAGACTTGTTTCTGGAAACTTTCCTGAATTCTTGGGAGGAACATTTACTTTTGATATTCTGGTTGTTAATAAGGCTCCTCGCTTTACAGCAGAACAAGGACCTGGAACATTTCTTCTGCATATTCATAAAACAAAGCCAAGCGATACTGGAGTTTACTACTGTATAAAAGTAAACCAtctcaaaatgacatttttgaatGGAACATTTCTGAGaattaaag GACCAGACCCTGATATCACCGCAGCCCCTCCATCTGATCCGGTCCGTCCAGGAGACTCAGTGACTCTGCAGTGTTCAGTCCTCTCTGACTCTGAGAGCAAAACGTGTCCAGGAGAACACAGTGTGTTCTGGTTAAGAGTCGGATCAAATGAATCTCATCCCAGTTTAATTTACGCTCATGGAAACAGTGCTGGATGTGAGAAGAGCCTCGAGGCTCACTCTCAACAGAAATGTGTCTACAGCTTCTCTAAGAACATCAGCTCCTCCGATACCGGGACTTATTACTGTGCTGTGGCCACGTGTGGGGAGATATTATTTGGAAATGGAACAAAACTGGACGTGGAAG GATTTGACGGCATCTAG
- the LOC141775934 gene encoding signal-regulatory protein beta-2-like, which produces MKIIFFILLVLKIGRCTDNRIFETKTIGVGQNVTLTCTRQRLWHATYLFWIRVVSGTFPEILGGTLAFDSEVVEETDRITATQEPGAFVLHITKTQFSDTAVYYCIKVKRSNMTFSKGIFLRIKGSEPDITAVIQDFPSDPVRPGDSVTLQCSVLSDSEKKTCPGEHSVFWFRAGSDKSHPSLIYAQRNNRDGCEKSLEARSQQKCVYSFSKNVSSSDAGTYYCAVATCGEILFGNGTKLDVEEK; this is translated from the exons ATGaagatcatattttttattctgctCGTGCTCAAAATTGGAC GATGCACAGACAATCGCATCTTTGAGACAAAGACCATTGGTGTTGGACAAAATGTCACTCTAACATGTACCCGCCAGAGATTATGGCATGCAACATACTTATTTTGGATCAGGGTCGTTTCTGGAACCTTCCCTGAAATATTAGGAGGAACATTAGCCTTTGATAGCGAGGTTGTTGAGGAGACTGATCGCATTACAGCAACACAAGAGCCTGGAGCATTTGTTCTGCATATTACCAAAACACAGTTCAGCGATACTGCGGTCTACTACTGTATAAAAGTGAAACGAAGCAACATGACATTTTCGAAAGGAATATTTCTGAGAATCAAAG GATCAGAACCTGATATCACTGCCGTCATTCAAGACTTTCCATCTGATCCGGTCCGTCCAGGAGACTCAGTGACTCTGCAGTGTTCAGTCCTCTCTGACTCTGAGAAGAAAACATGTCCAGGAGAACACAGTGTGTTCTGGTTCAGAGCCGGATCAGATAAATCTCATCCCAGTTTAATTTATGCCCAAAGAAACAATAGAGATGGATGTGAGAAGAGCCTCGAGGCTCGCTCTCAACAGAAATGTGTCTACAGCTTCTCTAAGAACGTCAGCTCCTCTGATGCCGGGACTTATTACTGTGCTGTGGCCACGTGTGGGGAGATATTATTTGGAAACGGAACAAAACTGGACGTTGAAG AGAAATGA
- the LOC141775935 gene encoding immunoglobulin lambda-1 light chain-like has product MTGRLTALILLCTVYLIQTAELPHQISTTVVEVGGNVTLHCPFSETGGQSFCWYKQSLGYLAQTVFSVIVGRITPSEQFNNPRFTATKEDSQYVLTIRNVSKEDEATYFCLNGGTYSQSFANGIFLAVNDRNKQKFFYVKQSPKTESVQPGDSVTLQCSLLSKNKENADQCPGEQSVYWFRSGSGESHPGIIYAHSNEDEERSCVYSLSKTIHNSSDTGTYYCAVVTCGEILFGEGTKVETSLVPPLPPSD; this is encoded by the exons ATGACCGGAAGACTGACTGCTTTGATTCTACTTTGTACTGTGT ACCTGATTCAAACTGCAGAGCTTCCTCATCAGATCTCTACGACTGTGGTTGAAGTTGGTGGAAATGTTACTTTACACTGTCCATTTTCCGAGACGGGAGGACAATCATTTTGCTGGTACAAGCAGTCTCTTGGATATTTGGCCCAAACAGTCTTTTCTGTAATTGTTGGCAGAATAACACCTAGTGAACAATTTAACAACccacggttcacagcaacaaaagAGGATTCTCAGTATGTTCTTACCATCAGAAATGTCAGCAAAGAGGACGAAGCAACATACTTCTGTCTCAATGGAGGGACGTATTCACAGAGTTTTGCTAATGGCATCTTCTTGGCTGTGAAcg ATCGTAATAAGCAGAAGTTTTTCTACGTAAAACAAAGTCCGAAGACTGAGTCGGTCCAGCCGGGCGACTCCGTGACTCTCCAGTGTTCACTTCTCTCCAAGAACAAAGAAAACGCAGATCAGTGTCCAGGTGAACAGAGTGTGTACTGGTTCAGATCTGGATCAGGAGAATCTCATCCCGGCATCATTTACGCTCACAGTAATGAAGATGAGGAAAGAAGTTGTGTCTACAGTTTGTCCAAAACTATACATAACTCCTCTGATACTGGGACTTACTACTGCGCTGTGGTCACATGTGGAGAGATCCTGTTTGGTGAAGGAACTAAAGTGGAGACAA GTCTAGTTCCACCTCTGCCCCCCTCAGATTAA
- the LOC141775937 gene encoding uncharacterized protein LOC141775937, with product MLQVPRPLSLQGCTDDRISEAKTIGVGQNVNLTCTRQTSWRTTYLFWIRVVSGTFPEILGSTITYNKVVEETHRVTATQEPGAFVLHITKTQFSDTAVYYCIKVTRSNMTFLEGIFLRVKGPEPDITAVTQDFPSDPVRPGDSVTLQCSVLFDSEKKACPGEHSVFWFRAGSDKSHPSLIYAQRNNRDGCEKSPEARSPQKCVYSFSKNVSSSDAGTYYCAVATCGEILFGNGSKLTIEGNCIIFLYNG from the exons ATGCTCCAAGTTCCTAGGCCACTTAGTCTGCAAG gATGCACAGACGATCGCATCTCTGAGGCGAAGACCATTGGTGTTGGACAAAATGTCAATCTTACATGTACCCGCCAGACATCATGGCGTACAACATACTTATTTTGGATCAGGGTCGTTTCTGGAACCTTTCCTGAAATATTAGGAAGCACAATAACCTATAACAAGGTTGTTGAGGAGACTCATCGCGTTACAGCAACACAAGAGCCTGGAGCATTTGTTCTGCATATTACCAAAACACAGTTCAGCGATACTGCGGTCTACTATTGTATAAAAGTGACACGAAGCAACATGACATTTTTGGAAGGAATATTTCTGAGAGTCAAAG GACCAGAACCTGATATCACTGCCGTCACTCAAGACTTTCCGTCTGATCCGGTCCGTCCAGGAGACTCAGTGACTCTGCAGTGTTCAGTCCTCTTTGACTCTGAGAAGAAAGCATGTCCAGGAGAACACAGTGTGTTCTGGTTCAGAGCCGGATCAGATAAATCTCATCCCAGTTTAATTTATGCCCAAAGAAACAATAGAGATGGATGTGAGAAGAGCCCCGAGGCTCGCTCTCCACAGAAATGTGTCTACAGCTTCTCTAAGAACGTCAGCTCCTCTGATGCCGGGACTTATTACTGTGCTGTGGCCACATGTGGGGAGATATTATTTGGAAATGGGTCAAAACTGACAATTGAAGGTAACTGCATCATATTTCTATATAATGGTTAA